Proteins from a genomic interval of Tenacibaculum sp. SZ-18:
- a CDS encoding helix-turn-helix domain-containing protein, with product MDNSIIIGVLGFIFCLLLLVFSAFLLTVKTNNKIGNILLASLLIVTAIDCTAFFSYYVVDVNLTLDILRIKLSGLKEPLLFLYVLSIIYSNFKLKKIHLIHLVPFLINTLILLPNFFLVDGDAKATFYNDFMGNPEIVFSNYFGRLLTITYFGASIYYVMRYRKLLFENHTNENDFKNYKWLKQYLMLTFIAILITLIKGFIRDSGWFSIEVVEVWRVVLLLYGMFFVFWLIFKALHTPKLFRGFDVALKTSKEMDKGDLYENHNEQISDLKKYMEEHEPYLNPSLTIRNLADQLKVPMRDLSVLINQELKLHFFDFINEYRIEKAKNILSNPSKTKVTVLEILYEVGFNSKSSFNTAFKKHTGKTPTQFRKSVV from the coding sequence ATGGATAATTCAATTATTATTGGAGTTTTAGGATTTATTTTTTGCTTGTTGCTACTTGTTTTCTCTGCGTTTTTGCTAACGGTAAAAACAAATAATAAGATTGGGAATATCTTATTAGCTTCATTATTAATTGTCACAGCAATAGACTGCACAGCGTTTTTCAGTTATTATGTAGTAGATGTGAATCTAACATTAGATATTCTGAGGATAAAACTTTCCGGTTTGAAAGAACCGCTTTTATTCTTGTATGTGTTGTCCATTATTTATTCAAATTTTAAGCTGAAAAAGATTCACTTAATTCATCTTGTTCCGTTTCTTATCAATACACTGATATTACTTCCAAATTTCTTTTTAGTTGATGGTGATGCAAAAGCTACGTTTTATAATGACTTCATGGGGAATCCAGAAATTGTTTTTTCAAACTATTTCGGAAGGTTACTAACCATTACATATTTTGGAGCAAGCATTTATTATGTTATGCGTTACAGAAAACTACTTTTTGAAAATCATACCAACGAGAATGATTTTAAAAACTACAAATGGTTAAAGCAATATTTGATGTTAACTTTTATAGCCATCTTAATTACACTTATTAAAGGATTTATTAGAGACAGTGGTTGGTTTTCAATTGAAGTTGTAGAGGTTTGGAGAGTTGTATTGCTCCTCTATGGAATGTTCTTTGTGTTTTGGTTAATCTTTAAAGCTTTACATACACCAAAATTATTCAGAGGTTTTGATGTAGCTTTAAAAACATCTAAAGAAATGGATAAGGGAGATTTGTATGAGAATCATAACGAACAAATTTCTGATTTAAAAAAATATATGGAAGAACATGAACCTTATTTAAATCCATCACTTACCATTAGAAATTTAGCAGATCAATTGAAAGTTCCGATGAGAGATTTATCTGTTTTAATTAATCAAGAATTAAAGCTTCATTTCTTCGATTTTATAAATGAATATAGAATAGAAAAAGCAAAAAATATACTGTCAAATCCATCAAAAACAAAAGTAACCGTATTGGAAATTTTGTACGAAGTTGGATTTAATTCAAAATCTTCATTTAATACGGCATTTAAAAAACATACTGGAAAAACACCTACACAATTCAGGAAATCAGTTGTTTAA
- the upp gene encoding uracil phosphoribosyltransferase: MKIYHLARQRSILNKFLLEIRDKKIQKDSMRFRRNIERIGEVLGYEISKKLNYKEKHVITPLGAKSMDVLSEEVVLCSILRAGLPLHNGLLNYFDDSENAFISAYRHHPDNDQHFEIVVEYFASPPIHGKTLLLIDPMLATGRSLVSVYEALQKYGKPKDIHIVSVIGSLDGIDFIKSHFPINTSLWIADIDNKLNNKGYILPGLGDAGDLAFGEKM; the protein is encoded by the coding sequence ATGAAAATATACCATTTAGCACGTCAGCGTTCAATTCTAAATAAATTTCTACTTGAAATTAGAGATAAAAAAATTCAGAAAGATAGTATGCGATTTCGAAGAAATATTGAACGAATTGGAGAAGTTTTAGGTTATGAAATCAGTAAAAAGCTTAATTACAAAGAAAAACACGTGATTACACCCCTCGGGGCAAAATCAATGGATGTACTTTCTGAAGAAGTTGTGCTGTGTTCAATTCTTCGCGCAGGTTTACCTTTACATAACGGATTACTAAATTATTTTGATGATTCTGAAAACGCTTTTATTTCTGCATATAGACATCATCCAGACAATGATCAACATTTTGAAATAGTGGTCGAGTATTTTGCTTCACCTCCAATACATGGAAAAACGTTGTTGTTAATTGATCCAATGTTGGCTACTGGAAGGTCATTAGTTTCTGTTTATGAAGCATTACAGAAGTATGGTAAACCAAAGGATATTCATATTGTTTCGGTTATTGGATCTTTAGACGGAATAGATTTTATAAAAAGTCATTTTCCAATAAATACTTCATTATGGATTGCGGATATTGATAATAAATTAAATAATAAAGGATATATTTTGCCAGGTTTAGGCGATGCTGGTGATTTAGCATTTGGAGAAAAAATGTAG
- a CDS encoding 2OG-Fe(II) oxygenase yields the protein MKKIIDIFPDKNYYCKIIKGAFSDDFCNALITKNKNSFLQATTHYPVSYRNNERQVIDDYELSDYLFSTIKDFIPVNISVKAISDKEIGSWKLKKLNSKIRFCRYLPNQYFHKHLDGVFYLSSYEQSKLTFMIYLNGCDEFEGGRTLFFNSKDNDDIIASYKPVKGDLLIFDHNIWHSGERVESGEKYVLRSDIIYSKTEDDINYEVPFGEGHLGYIWQAVNFNNKLITSGRDRFLKTWGLDGVKISEVETHSNSVTTLMRFDQKTLISGSRDYLVKLWRINEKFDYDCFLTLGDGKSTVLSLCKINSDEFICADASGELRIYNLKGNLIKRIKAHNDWIWSVIKISDNIVVTVSEDGTMVFRDLNSNEVLMFWKGINIPINSIAFDGFNFIYIGLYDGTIVKFRFDTENKELEKEYVKSCHRGIIRKLVYEKGKLYSAGEDNALNVWDTDNFENLYRYNHKNFVQDVALFTDCFVSVSYDGRIIKHKKIL from the coding sequence ATGAAAAAGATTATTGACATATTTCCTGACAAGAATTATTATTGCAAAATTATAAAAGGTGCTTTTTCAGATGACTTTTGTAATGCCTTAATTACAAAAAATAAAAATTCATTCCTGCAAGCAACTACTCATTATCCTGTTTCTTACAGAAACAATGAACGTCAAGTTATAGATGACTATGAGTTGTCAGACTATTTATTTTCAACAATAAAAGATTTCATTCCAGTGAATATCTCAGTTAAAGCTATTAGTGATAAAGAGATAGGTAGTTGGAAGTTGAAAAAGTTGAATTCTAAGATTAGATTTTGTCGTTATTTACCAAATCAATATTTTCACAAACATCTTGACGGTGTTTTTTACCTTTCTAGCTATGAGCAATCTAAATTGACTTTCATGATTTATCTCAATGGATGTGATGAATTTGAAGGAGGGAGAACACTTTTTTTTAACTCTAAAGATAATGATGATATTATTGCAAGTTATAAACCTGTAAAAGGAGATTTATTAATTTTTGATCATAATATATGGCATTCTGGAGAAAGGGTAGAGTCTGGAGAAAAATATGTTTTGCGCAGCGACATTATTTATTCAAAAACAGAGGACGATATTAATTATGAAGTTCCATTTGGAGAAGGGCATTTAGGTTACATATGGCAAGCGGTAAACTTCAATAATAAATTAATAACCAGTGGTCGCGATAGGTTTCTTAAAACTTGGGGTTTAGATGGAGTTAAAATTTCAGAGGTAGAGACACATAGTAATTCGGTGACAACATTAATGAGGTTTGATCAAAAAACTTTAATTAGCGGTTCTAGAGATTATTTAGTTAAATTATGGAGGATTAATGAAAAGTTTGATTATGACTGTTTTTTAACTTTGGGAGACGGAAAATCGACAGTGTTGTCTTTATGTAAAATAAATAGTGATGAGTTTATTTGCGCAGATGCTTCAGGTGAGTTAAGAATTTATAATCTAAAAGGAAATCTTATAAAAAGGATTAAAGCACACAACGATTGGATTTGGTCTGTAATTAAGATATCTGATAATATCGTTGTCACCGTTTCAGAAGATGGAACGATGGTTTTTAGAGATCTTAATAGTAATGAAGTACTTATGTTTTGGAAAGGAATAAATATCCCAATTAATTCAATTGCTTTCGATGGGTTTAATTTTATTTATATAGGTCTATATGATGGTACTATAGTAAAGTTTAGGTTTGATACTGAAAATAAAGAGTTAGAAAAGGAGTATGTTAAAAGTTGTCACCGAGGAATTATAAGAAAGTTGGTTTACGAAAAAGGGAAATTGTATTCAGCCGGAGAAGATAACGCCCTTAATGTTTGGGATACGGATAACTTTGAAAATTTATATAGGTATAATCATAAAAATTTTGTTCAGGATGTAGCATTATTTACCGATTGTTTTGTAAGTGTTTCGTATGATGGTAGGATTATAAAACACAAAAAAATTTTATAA
- a CDS encoding TonB-dependent receptor domain-containing protein: MKRLTVVIFLFFSFLSFGQTIKGKVTDAIGDIGFADIVIRDNLNTTITGTSSDDKGNFEINITKGTYKIVVSFLGYTDWEKQIEVDKNLDLGIIQLEEDSQSLEEVIVQSKRRVIQQKVDRLVFDVEKSVVSEVGNGADILKLAPRVQVQNGAIEILGKGASRVLINGRLSPMEGEELVSFLESLNGNDIKSIEIITNPPAKYEATGGGLINIILKKAKLNSWHNTSSLVYNQNKFNFATLRNNFSYNKNKFSLVSSLSATKGNLNNIEDLKINYPNSFWDIDIEYKDRRDSYSGRLQMDYKISSNLNIGAQYLGNLNKPGGFSSVVSNVFDFSGNLDRVIKNTGENTVNTRNHNVNFYAETKLDTLGRSISFNADYFTYKSDNDRDFITEAFDNAGNSMGITSGGLNMTDQKIENFSSKLDLNYPIDKVKLSFGAKTSNTKINSGVQFFNTLSGSPVLDTTNSNDFIYEENNIACYVSSNFNISEKTKVQLGVRVENTNTLGVSVQTNESNRNNFTQVFPTAYISYKKNENNTFNFSYGRRIERPRFSDLNPFKIFINDNSFSEGNPFLNPSFMDSFEFTHSYKRKLNSSVFLNVTTNGFGVIFTSDPVEETQIVTRDNYITQYNYGISENYSTSPFSWWESQNSFNIIGYYSKFEKNIGATPRNGLQLRVATNNTFSVGEKSKLIVNSWYSSPFNGGLYSLGGMYNLSIGYQQSFKNNFKLSVFANDVFNTSAVNNLESVVDGVRQVYGQNYSTRNLVFSLSYSFGNNKIEVKERNFGNDEEQGRSN, translated from the coding sequence ATGAAACGTTTAACAGTAGTAATATTTTTATTTTTTTCATTTTTATCCTTTGGTCAAACTATAAAAGGAAAAGTAACAGATGCAATAGGAGATATCGGTTTTGCAGATATTGTAATTCGAGATAATTTAAACACCACTATTACAGGAACAAGTTCAGATGATAAGGGGAATTTTGAAATTAATATAACAAAAGGAACTTATAAAATTGTAGTATCATTTTTAGGATATACAGATTGGGAGAAACAAATAGAAGTTGATAAGAATTTAGATTTAGGAATCATACAACTTGAAGAAGACAGTCAAAGTTTAGAAGAGGTAATCGTTCAATCAAAAAGAAGAGTAATTCAGCAAAAAGTAGATCGATTAGTATTTGATGTTGAAAAGAGTGTAGTATCTGAAGTTGGAAATGGAGCGGATATTTTAAAACTAGCTCCAAGAGTTCAGGTTCAAAATGGAGCAATTGAAATTTTAGGAAAAGGAGCTTCAAGAGTTTTAATTAACGGAAGATTATCACCAATGGAAGGAGAAGAATTAGTTTCTTTTTTAGAAAGTTTAAATGGGAACGATATTAAAAGTATTGAGATTATTACCAATCCACCAGCAAAATATGAAGCAACAGGAGGAGGTTTAATCAATATCATTTTAAAGAAAGCGAAATTAAACTCTTGGCACAATACATCTAGTTTAGTATACAATCAAAACAAATTCAACTTTGCTACCTTAAGAAATAACTTTAGTTATAATAAAAACAAGTTTTCTTTAGTGTCAAGTTTAAGTGCAACGAAAGGAAATTTAAATAACATTGAAGATTTAAAAATCAACTACCCAAATAGTTTTTGGGATATTGATATCGAGTATAAAGATAGAAGAGATAGTTATTCTGGTAGACTTCAAATGGATTATAAAATTTCGAGTAATCTAAACATCGGAGCTCAGTATTTAGGAAATTTAAATAAACCAGGAGGATTTAGTTCGGTCGTTTCAAATGTATTTGATTTTTCTGGAAACTTAGATAGAGTAATCAAAAACACAGGAGAAAATACAGTAAATACACGAAATCATAATGTAAATTTTTATGCAGAAACAAAACTAGATACACTTGGAAGATCAATTTCTTTTAATGCAGATTATTTTACCTATAAGTCAGATAATGATAGAGATTTTATAACTGAAGCTTTTGATAATGCTGGAAACTCAATGGGAATTACTTCAGGAGGTTTAAATATGACGGATCAGAAAATTGAAAATTTTAGCTCTAAACTAGATTTGAATTATCCAATAGATAAGGTTAAGTTATCATTCGGTGCAAAAACTAGTAACACGAAAATAAATAGTGGAGTACAGTTTTTTAATACTCTTTCAGGATCTCCTGTTTTAGATACAACCAATTCTAATGACTTTATTTATGAAGAAAATAATATTGCTTGTTATGTATCAAGTAACTTCAATATTTCTGAAAAAACAAAGGTTCAATTAGGAGTTAGAGTTGAAAATACAAATACGTTAGGTGTTAGTGTGCAAACAAATGAAAGCAACAGAAATAACTTTACTCAGGTGTTTCCAACAGCCTATATTTCCTACAAGAAAAACGAGAATAACACCTTTAACTTCTCTTATGGTAGAAGAATTGAAAGACCTCGTTTCTCAGATTTAAATCCATTTAAAATTTTTATAAACGACAACAGTTTTAGTGAAGGAAATCCGTTCTTAAACCCTTCTTTTATGGATAGTTTTGAGTTCACTCATTCTTACAAAAGAAAATTGAATTCTAGTGTTTTCTTAAATGTAACCACAAACGGTTTTGGAGTAATTTTTACATCAGATCCTGTAGAGGAAACTCAAATTGTGACTAGAGATAATTACATCACTCAATACAATTATGGAATCTCAGAGAACTATAGTACAAGTCCTTTTTCTTGGTGGGAAAGTCAGAATAGTTTTAATATAATCGGATATTATTCAAAATTTGAAAAGAATATTGGAGCAACTCCAAGAAATGGGTTACAATTAAGAGTAGCAACAAATAACACATTTAGTGTTGGAGAGAAATCAAAATTAATTGTGAATTCTTGGTATAGTTCACCTTTTAATGGAGGATTATATAGTCTAGGAGGAATGTATAATTTGTCTATTGGATATCAACAAAGCTTTAAAAACAACTTTAAATTATCAGTTTTTGCTAATGATGTTTTTAACACAAGTGCAGTAAATAATTTAGAGTCTGTAGTTGATGGAGTAAGACAAGTTTACGGTCAAAATTATAGTACAAGAAACCTAGTTTTTTCATTATCATATAGTTTCGGTAACAATAAAATTGAAGTAAAAGAAAGAAACTTCGGAAACGACGAAGAGCAAGGTAGAAGTAATTAG
- a CDS encoding MGMT family protein — MSNNQNFFERVYDVARLIPYGRVTSYGAIAKYLGTARSARMVGWAMNNSSGKNVPAHRVVNRKGILTGKHHFKGTNLMEQLLQNEGIEVVENEIQNFENIFWDPVKEL, encoded by the coding sequence ATGAGTAATAACCAAAATTTCTTTGAAAGAGTATATGATGTAGCCCGATTAATTCCTTATGGTAGAGTAACTAGTTACGGAGCAATAGCGAAATATTTAGGTACAGCAAGATCAGCAAGAATGGTTGGTTGGGCAATGAATAATTCTTCAGGAAAAAATGTTCCTGCACATCGTGTAGTAAATCGAAAAGGTATCTTAACTGGAAAACATCATTTTAAGGGCACAAATTTAATGGAACAATTATTACAAAATGAAGGGATTGAGGTTGTTGAAAATGAAATTCAAAATTTTGAAAATATTTTTTGGGATCCTGTAAAAGAGCTATAA
- the trmB gene encoding tRNA (guanosine(46)-N7)-methyltransferase TrmB → MGSKNKLKRFKENEAFDNVIQPTREEVTGDFHLKGKWDSFFKNNNPIVLELGCGKGEYTIALAKKNPNKNFIGVDIKGARFWRGAKTAIEDEMNNVAFIRTQIELVDLIFAENEVDEIWITFPDPQIKYKRTKHRLTNSDFLKRYHHILKPNAFINLKTDSEFMHGYTLGVLHGEGHEVLHSSHDVYRLKSSPEEVTETQTFYEQQYLEKGKPITYIKFRLNY, encoded by the coding sequence TTGGGAAGTAAGAATAAACTAAAACGTTTCAAAGAAAACGAAGCGTTTGATAATGTAATCCAACCAACTAGAGAGGAAGTTACTGGTGATTTTCATCTCAAAGGAAAGTGGGATTCTTTTTTTAAGAACAATAATCCAATCGTTTTAGAATTGGGTTGTGGTAAAGGAGAATATACAATTGCATTAGCAAAAAAAAATCCAAATAAAAATTTCATAGGAGTTGATATAAAAGGTGCTCGTTTCTGGAGAGGAGCGAAAACCGCTATCGAAGATGAAATGAATAATGTTGCTTTTATTCGAACGCAAATCGAATTGGTAGATTTGATTTTTGCAGAAAACGAAGTTGATGAAATTTGGATTACTTTCCCAGATCCTCAAATAAAATACAAAAGAACTAAACACAGGCTTACCAATAGTGATTTCTTGAAAAGATATCATCACATTTTAAAACCAAACGCTTTCATTAATCTGAAAACCGATAGCGAGTTCATGCACGGTTACACATTAGGTGTATTGCATGGAGAGGGTCATGAAGTTCTTCATTCAAGTCATGATGTTTACAGGTTAAAATCGTCACCAGAAGAAGTAACAGAAACACAAACTTTCTACGAACAACAATATTTAGAGAAAGGAAAGCCTATTACATACATTAAATTTAGATTGAATTATTAA
- a CDS encoding helix-turn-helix domain-containing protein — protein sequence MNDLDIRVFVGILATFITLLFAMFVLSVKAENKFSNRLFGAFLIISSIETAGFFIHDFVTMSLSFLMFKNTSYYLLTPVFYLYVCSVCYSDFKLEKKHLWHLVPFIIGNLVMTPRFYIGTREVQEELLVNLIHTRELIFMHISMHVQTIYYYVMSIIVLRRAKNIFFENYSDNVVQTYKWLYQIVIFWIAIFSIALVKNIFKYSDVQSAYFSSSQVVLVFAILLITCWYILKALNNPDLFKGVDSKTKLTKELLEESEDKKENQEIIENLKVFMNEEKPFLNPSLSIRNLAHQMKISPRELSIAINHNLNQHFFDFVNEYRIEMAMNLLTDKSKPKLTVLEILYDVGFNSKSSFNTAFKKHTQLTPTQFRKQHI from the coding sequence ATGAATGATTTAGATATAAGAGTTTTTGTTGGTATTCTTGCCACATTCATCACCTTACTTTTTGCGATGTTTGTTTTATCAGTAAAGGCTGAAAATAAATTTAGTAATCGGTTATTTGGTGCTTTTTTAATTATTAGCTCCATTGAGACAGCAGGTTTTTTCATTCACGATTTTGTTACCATGTCTCTTTCATTTTTAATGTTTAAAAACACAAGTTATTATTTACTCACACCTGTGTTCTATTTGTATGTATGTTCGGTTTGTTATTCTGATTTTAAATTAGAGAAGAAACATCTTTGGCATTTAGTTCCTTTTATTATTGGGAATTTGGTAATGACTCCTAGGTTTTATATAGGAACAAGAGAAGTTCAAGAAGAATTGTTAGTAAATTTAATTCACACAAGAGAGCTCATATTTATGCATATTTCAATGCATGTACAAACGATTTATTATTATGTAATGAGCATCATTGTATTGAGAAGAGCTAAAAATATCTTTTTTGAAAACTATTCAGATAATGTAGTGCAAACCTATAAATGGTTGTATCAAATTGTTATTTTTTGGATTGCTATTTTTTCTATAGCACTAGTCAAAAATATTTTTAAATATTCAGACGTACAGTCTGCGTATTTTTCAAGTTCACAAGTAGTTTTGGTCTTTGCAATTTTACTCATTACCTGTTGGTATATTTTAAAAGCTTTGAATAATCCTGATTTATTTAAAGGAGTTGATTCTAAAACTAAACTAACTAAAGAACTGTTAGAAGAAAGCGAGGACAAAAAGGAGAATCAGGAAATTATTGAGAATTTAAAAGTATTCATGAATGAGGAAAAACCGTTTTTAAATCCGTCTTTATCAATTCGTAATTTGGCACATCAGATGAAGATCTCTCCAAGAGAACTTTCTATTGCGATTAATCATAATTTGAATCAACATTTTTTTGATTTCGTAAATGAATATCGAATTGAAATGGCAATGAATTTATTAACGGATAAAAGCAAACCTAAACTTACCGTTTTAGAAATTTTATATGATGTAGGTTTTAATTCAAAATCATCGTTTAACACGGCATTTAAAAAACATACACAATTAACTCCAACCCAATTTAGAAAACAACATATTTAA
- a CDS encoding DUF6341 family protein has translation MLGLNIFKFIGEIFQVLFIPFEWIRLTLAKGGAGWWTSNSINWIFLGVLLVLLYYWISQALKFKREGTEDRA, from the coding sequence ATGTTAGGATTAAATATTTTTAAATTCATTGGTGAAATATTTCAAGTGTTATTCATTCCTTTTGAGTGGATCCGATTAACTCTTGCAAAAGGTGGTGCTGGATGGTGGACTTCAAATTCAATTAACTGGATTTTCTTAGGGGTTCTTCTAGTTTTATTATACTATTGGATTTCTCAAGCTCTTAAATTCAAGAGAGAAGGAACTGAAGACAGAGCTTAA
- a CDS encoding Mrp/NBP35 family ATP-binding protein — MSFKKQDIYNALETITAPGEGKSLVENENVKNVVTFGNEVIVDVVIGNPSLQAKKKVEVEIMKAIHQHVDQKIDVKVNVKAEVKPKEEVNQIRGKEIPNIKNIIAIASGKGGVGKSTVTANVAITLAKMGFNVGVLDADVYGPSQHIMFDVEKDRPLSVKVEGRSKMKPIENYGVNLLSLGFFTNPNQAVIWRGPMASKALNQLIFDADWGELDFLLIDLPPGTGDVHLSIVQALPITGAVVVSTPQNIALADAKKGVAMFQQEAINVPVLGIVENMAYFTPEELPENKYYIFGQSGAKNLAEDLETAFLGEIPIVQSIREGGDVGHPVALQNGTKLEESFKEITQEVVSQLLKRNANLPPTEVVRITTMSGCSTK; from the coding sequence ATGAGCTTTAAAAAGCAGGATATATATAATGCATTAGAAACTATAACCGCACCAGGTGAAGGGAAAAGTTTAGTGGAAAATGAAAACGTTAAAAATGTTGTTACTTTTGGTAATGAAGTAATTGTAGATGTAGTTATCGGAAACCCATCTCTCCAAGCTAAGAAGAAAGTTGAAGTTGAAATTATGAAAGCTATTCATCAACATGTTGATCAAAAGATTGATGTAAAAGTAAACGTGAAAGCTGAGGTGAAGCCAAAGGAAGAGGTAAATCAAATTCGTGGTAAAGAAATTCCGAATATAAAGAATATTATTGCAATTGCATCTGGTAAAGGTGGAGTTGGAAAATCTACGGTAACAGCAAATGTTGCTATCACATTAGCCAAAATGGGATTTAACGTTGGTGTTTTGGATGCTGATGTTTATGGTCCATCTCAACACATCATGTTTGACGTAGAAAAAGATAGACCTTTATCTGTTAAAGTAGAAGGTCGTTCTAAAATGAAACCAATCGAAAATTATGGTGTAAATTTATTATCATTAGGCTTTTTTACAAATCCTAATCAGGCTGTAATTTGGAGAGGACCAATGGCTTCAAAAGCTTTAAATCAATTGATTTTTGATGCAGATTGGGGAGAGTTAGATTTCTTATTAATTGATTTACCTCCAGGTACGGGAGATGTTCACTTATCAATTGTTCAAGCCCTACCAATAACAGGAGCTGTTGTAGTGAGTACTCCACAGAATATTGCATTAGCTGATGCTAAGAAAGGAGTAGCGATGTTTCAACAAGAAGCAATAAATGTTCCTGTATTAGGAATCGTAGAAAATATGGCTTACTTCACTCCAGAAGAATTACCAGAAAATAAATATTATATCTTTGGACAAAGTGGAGCTAAGAACTTAGCAGAAGATTTAGAAACTGCATTTTTAGGAGAAATTCCAATAGTTCAAAGTATTAGAGAAGGTGGTGATGTGGGTCATCCTGTTGCTCTGCAAAATGGAACTAAGTTAGAAGAGTCATTCAAAGAAATTACACAAGAAGTAGTTTCTCAGTTATTAAAAAGAAACGCTAATTTACCACCAACTGAAGTTGTGAGAATAACTACAATGAGTGGTTGTAGTACAAAATAA
- a CDS encoding DUF6427 family protein, translated as MLTNFFSNTKPFTSFVLISLFFCYAISAFFSDLISEFNISLGFWFLVLFGLANFINSRNNLTFDNSYFFLIFIILIGHVPSVIRIDSFFFSNLVLLIYVRRVYSLQSSKNIIKKLFDSGFWMGVSFLIEPFTIVLFPLTLLSSILHQHLDYRKLITPIFGIITPIILFYTYHFWYDSPQEFYTLFNFLTYYDFSIYNAFIYKYFLGTVFLLIFISFVLKTPKTLSINNTFRKNWILVCFHLFLTIVLMLILKERTGSEIAYLLFPCAIVIANGFELIRKKWYSDIILILLFLSSLLHYFM; from the coding sequence ATGCTAACCAACTTTTTCAGCAATACAAAACCGTTTACTTCATTTGTCCTTATTAGCTTGTTTTTTTGCTATGCTATTTCAGCATTTTTTAGTGATTTAATTTCTGAGTTCAACATCAGTTTAGGGTTTTGGTTTTTAGTACTTTTTGGGTTAGCGAACTTTATAAATTCTAGAAATAACTTAACTTTTGACAATTCTTATTTCTTTTTAATATTCATCATACTAATTGGACATGTTCCATCAGTTATTAGGATCGATTCATTCTTTTTTTCGAACCTTGTTTTACTTATTTATGTAAGAAGAGTTTACAGTTTACAATCTTCTAAAAACATAATTAAAAAATTATTTGATAGCGGCTTTTGGATGGGGGTTTCGTTTTTGATAGAACCGTTTACAATTGTATTGTTTCCCTTGACCCTCCTTTCTAGCATTCTGCATCAACATTTAGACTATAGAAAGTTGATCACACCAATATTCGGAATTATAACTCCGATAATCCTATTTTACACCTATCATTTCTGGTATGATAGTCCACAAGAATTCTATACGCTTTTTAATTTTTTAACTTATTATGATTTTTCAATTTATAACGCATTTATATATAAGTACTTCTTAGGAACAGTTTTTCTACTGATTTTTATATCCTTTGTATTGAAAACTCCTAAAACATTATCTATTAATAACACCTTTAGAAAAAACTGGATTTTAGTTTGTTTCCATCTATTTTTAACAATAGTTTTAATGCTTATTTTAAAGGAAAGAACAGGTTCAGAAATAGCTTATTTACTTTTCCCTTGTGCTATTGTAATTGCTAATGGATTTGAATTAATAAGAAAAAAGTGGTATTCAGATATTATTTTAATTCTTTTATTCCTTAGTTCATTACTACATTATTTTATGTAA